In Prosthecomicrobium sp. N25, one DNA window encodes the following:
- a CDS encoding HAD family hydrolase, translating to MLKTMLKIGLALVVAGPLWLGGAAAQQSDPLPSWNDGPAKRSIIEFVTTVTREGSPDFVAPADRLAVFDNDGTLWPEQPMYVQLAFALDRIKALAPMNPDWKDRQPFKAALEGDLRTLASGGNRAIADLVTASHAGMTSSQFTAIVTAWLASARHPRFGTPYTDLAYQPMREVLAYLGANGFTTAIVSGGGLEFMRPWTERVYGVAKERVIGSTIKTRFEMRDGRPELFRLPEVDFVDDGPGKPVGIDRQMGARPIAAFGNSDGDLQMLQWTTMSGGRRLGVIVHHTDGEREFAYDRASPFGHLDKALDAAAANRWTVVDMKRDWKTIFAPVKP from the coding sequence ATGCTGAAGACCATGCTGAAGATCGGCCTAGCCCTCGTGGTGGCCGGCCCCCTCTGGCTCGGCGGTGCGGCCGCCCAGCAATCCGACCCGCTCCCGTCCTGGAACGACGGTCCCGCCAAGCGCTCGATCATCGAGTTCGTGACCACGGTGACGCGCGAGGGATCGCCGGACTTCGTCGCACCGGCCGATCGCCTCGCCGTCTTCGACAACGACGGCACGCTCTGGCCCGAGCAGCCGATGTATGTGCAGCTCGCCTTCGCGCTCGACCGGATCAAGGCGCTCGCGCCGATGAATCCCGACTGGAAGGACCGCCAGCCGTTCAAGGCGGCCCTCGAGGGCGACCTCAGGACGCTGGCGTCGGGCGGCAACCGGGCGATCGCCGACCTCGTGACGGCGAGCCATGCGGGCATGACCTCGTCCCAGTTCACCGCGATCGTGACCGCCTGGCTGGCCAGCGCCCGCCATCCGCGCTTCGGCACTCCCTACACGGACCTCGCCTATCAGCCCATGCGCGAGGTGCTCGCCTATCTCGGAGCCAATGGCTTCACCACCGCGATCGTATCGGGGGGCGGCCTGGAGTTCATGCGGCCCTGGACCGAGCGGGTCTACGGCGTGGCGAAGGAACGCGTCATCGGGTCGACCATCAAGACGCGCTTCGAGATGCGCGACGGCCGGCCGGAGCTCTTCCGCCTGCCGGAGGTGGACTTCGTGGACGACGGCCCCGGCAAGCCGGTCGGGATCGACAGGCAGATGGGCGCCCGCCCGATCGCGGCCTTCGGGAACTCGGACGGCGACCTGCAGATGCTGCAGTGGACGACCATGTCGGGCGGACGGCGTCTCGGCGTGATCGTGCATCACACGGATGGCGAGCGGGAGTTCGCCTATGACCGCGCCTCGCCGTTCGGCCACCTGGACAAGGCCCTCGATGCAGCGGCGGCGAACAGATGGACGGTCGTCGACATGAAGCGGGACTGGAAGACGATCTTCGCGCCGGTCAAGCCCTGA
- a CDS encoding arylsulfatase gives MYSTRILVSFAAGLLASAYTPASAQNAKPNILFIVSDDTGYGDLGPYGGGEGRGMPTPNIDRLASDGMTFFSFYAQPSCTPGRAAMQTGRIPNRSGMTTVAFQGQGGGLPAAEWTLASVLKQVGYQTYFTGKWHLGEADYALPTAQGYDEMKYVGLYHLNAYTYADPTWFPDMDPELRAMFQKVTVGALSGKAGEKAKEDFKINGQYVDTPEKGVVGIPYFDGYVEKAALEFLDKAAADPSKPFFINVNFMKVHQPNMPAPEYQLKSMSKTKYADSVVELDSRIGRIMDKLRASGLDKNTLVFYTTDNGAWQDVYPDAGYTPFRGTKGTLREGGNRVPAIAVWPGKTKPATKNHEIVGGLDLMATFASAAGVKLPEKDREGQPIIFDSYDLTPVLTGSGKTPRKAWFYFTENELTPGAARVGHYKAVFNLRGDNGQPTGGLAVDTNLGWKGPEKYVAIVPQVFDLWQDPQERYDVFMNNYTEHTWTLVTISEAIKDLMKTYVQYPPRKLQSEGYTGPVTLTSYQRFQWVREQLAKEGVSIALPSGN, from the coding sequence ATGTATTCGACAAGAATTCTAGTTTCGTTCGCAGCGGGTCTACTTGCTTCGGCGTATACGCCCGCCTCGGCGCAGAACGCGAAGCCCAATATCCTGTTCATCGTCTCAGACGATACAGGATATGGCGATCTCGGACCCTATGGCGGCGGCGAGGGCCGGGGCATGCCGACGCCGAACATCGATCGGCTCGCCAGCGACGGCATGACGTTCTTCTCTTTCTACGCGCAGCCGAGCTGCACGCCGGGTCGCGCCGCCATGCAGACGGGACGCATCCCGAACCGCAGCGGCATGACGACAGTGGCCTTCCAAGGCCAGGGCGGCGGGCTGCCGGCGGCGGAATGGACGCTCGCCTCCGTGCTCAAGCAGGTGGGGTACCAGACCTACTTCACCGGCAAGTGGCATCTCGGCGAGGCGGACTACGCGCTCCCCACCGCGCAGGGCTACGACGAGATGAAGTATGTCGGGCTCTACCATCTGAACGCCTACACGTATGCCGATCCGACCTGGTTCCCGGACATGGATCCGGAGCTTCGGGCCATGTTCCAGAAGGTCACGGTCGGCGCGCTGTCCGGGAAGGCCGGCGAGAAGGCCAAGGAGGACTTCAAGATCAACGGGCAATATGTCGACACACCGGAAAAGGGCGTGGTCGGCATCCCGTATTTCGACGGCTATGTGGAGAAGGCGGCGCTCGAATTCCTCGACAAGGCGGCGGCTGATCCGTCGAAGCCCTTCTTCATCAACGTGAACTTCATGAAGGTGCACCAGCCGAACATGCCGGCTCCGGAGTATCAGCTGAAGTCCATGTCGAAGACCAAATACGCCGACAGCGTGGTCGAGCTCGACTCGCGCATCGGGCGCATCATGGACAAGCTGCGGGCGAGCGGCTTGGACAAGAACACGCTCGTCTTCTACACGACCGACAACGGCGCCTGGCAGGACGTCTATCCGGATGCCGGCTATACGCCCTTCCGGGGCACCAAGGGCACGCTGCGCGAGGGCGGCAACCGTGTCCCGGCGATCGCGGTCTGGCCGGGCAAGACCAAACCCGCCACGAAGAACCACGAAATCGTCGGCGGCCTCGACCTGATGGCCACGTTCGCGAGCGCGGCCGGCGTCAAGCTGCCGGAGAAAGACCGCGAGGGTCAGCCGATCATCTTCGACAGCTACGACCTGACCCCGGTGCTGACCGGCTCCGGCAAGACGCCCCGCAAGGCCTGGTTCTACTTCACGGAGAACGAGTTGACCCCCGGCGCCGCCCGCGTCGGACACTACAAGGCGGTGTTCAACCTGCGCGGCGACAACGGTCAGCCCACCGGCGGCCTGGCGGTCGATACCAACCTCGGCTGGAAGGGCCCGGAGAAGTACGTCGCCATCGTGCCCCAGGTCTTCGACCTGTGGCAGGATCCGCAGGAGCGCTACGACGTCTTCATGAACAATTACACCGAGCACACGTGGACGTTGGTCACCATCAGCGAAGCCATCAAGGATCTGATGAAGACCTACGTCCAGTATCCGCCGCGCAAGTTGCAGAGCGAGGGCTATACGGGTCCGGTGACCCTGACCAGCTACCAGCGGTTCCAGTGGGTGCGCGAGCAGCTCGCCAAGGAAGGCGTGAGCATCGCCCTTCCGAGCGGCAACTGA
- a CDS encoding PAS domain S-box protein, producing the protein MSPTTEPAETPNFLAAGGGVGALMRAHDWSGSPLGPPDGWPQSLRSVVGLLLHSKFPMFVAWGAELGFLYNDPYAEILGAKHPRALGRRFVEIWPEIWPDILPLIDAAMAGEAIYRENLPLRMNRRGRDEDTWFTFSYSPVRDETGKVAGMFCAVAETTAQVLAARRRDALLRLDERLRDVVNTADLSFVASELLGEALGASRVGYGAIDHDAGTTRVERSWFAPGYDDLAGLHRFSDYGSYLDDLRVGRIVANANVETDPRTAANAGSFQKLRIKAHLDVPVVENGRTVGQLFVHSPVPRVWADEEIAFVRDFAERTHAAIARRTAEQELRESEEFNRRILGASADCIKVLGLDARLEFMSEGGLCAMEVDDVASIRGALWPRFWDREGRARAQAAVDDAKRGGTGRFQGLAPTMKGNPRWWDVIVTPIAGPDGRPEKLLSVSRDMTATKQAEQALRVSEERLRTALTIETAGAIYFDMTGTLTDANDAFLKMSGYTRADLATGQVTWQRLTPPEHRHTSERAFAELKARGVTTPYEKEYVRKDGSRWWALFAAKLLPDGTGFEFVLDITDRKSAEARLRELNETLEAQVAARSAERDRLWNLSQDMLARADYSGMMSAVSPAWTHVLGWSEAELLSRGYGTFMHPDDMPPTLAAIATMAETMKPSRFENRIATKEGGFKHIEWTVAPESDGINFIAVGRDLSHSKAREAELEAAREALRQSQKMEAMGQLTGGVAHDFNNLLTPIVGALDMLQRNGLGDDRQQRLIAGAAQSADRAKLLVQRLLAFARRQPLQPVAVDITRLVRNMAELVASTTGPQIRVVVDAEPDLPPATADPNQLEMALLNLAVNARDAMPDGGTLRISAAADRIERDGGLELRPGRYIRLSVADTGAGMDEATLSRAVEPFFSTKGVGKGTGLGLSMVHGLASQLGGALTIASKLGLGTDIELWLPQAEAMPAEPPAPSDSASVRGRGKALIVDDEDLVRLSTADMLSELGYGVVEAASAEEALRLMGSGARVDLVVTDHLMPGLSGAELTRIIRDRSPGLPVLIVSGYAEADGIAPDLPRLTKPFRKDELALALAAVAKPHTAHE; encoded by the coding sequence ATGTCCCCCACGACCGAACCGGCCGAGACCCCGAACTTTCTCGCCGCAGGCGGCGGCGTCGGGGCGCTGATGCGTGCCCACGATTGGTCCGGTTCGCCGCTCGGCCCGCCTGACGGCTGGCCGCAGTCGCTGCGCTCGGTCGTCGGGCTGCTGCTCCATTCGAAGTTCCCGATGTTCGTGGCGTGGGGTGCCGAGCTCGGCTTTCTCTACAACGATCCCTATGCGGAAATCCTCGGCGCCAAGCACCCCCGGGCTCTCGGCCGGCGCTTCGTCGAGATCTGGCCGGAGATCTGGCCCGACATCCTGCCGCTGATCGACGCCGCCATGGCGGGCGAGGCGATCTACCGGGAGAACCTGCCCCTCAGGATGAACCGGCGGGGCCGCGACGAGGACACCTGGTTCACCTTCTCGTATTCTCCGGTGCGCGACGAGACCGGCAAGGTCGCCGGCATGTTCTGCGCCGTGGCCGAAACCACCGCGCAGGTCTTGGCCGCTCGCCGCCGCGACGCCCTCCTGCGGCTGGACGAGCGGCTGCGCGACGTCGTCAACACGGCGGATCTGTCCTTTGTCGCGTCGGAACTGCTCGGCGAGGCGCTCGGAGCCTCGCGCGTCGGCTACGGGGCGATCGACCACGACGCGGGAACCACCCGGGTCGAAAGAAGCTGGTTCGCGCCCGGATACGACGACCTGGCCGGCCTGCACCGCTTCTCCGACTACGGATCCTACCTCGATGATCTGCGGGTGGGCAGGATCGTCGCGAACGCGAATGTCGAGACGGACCCGCGGACCGCTGCGAACGCCGGTTCGTTTCAGAAGCTTCGGATCAAGGCCCACCTCGACGTGCCCGTGGTCGAGAATGGGCGCACGGTCGGGCAGTTGTTCGTTCACTCGCCCGTCCCTCGCGTTTGGGCGGACGAGGAGATCGCCTTCGTGCGCGACTTCGCTGAACGCACCCACGCGGCGATCGCCCGCCGCACCGCCGAGCAGGAGCTGCGGGAGAGCGAGGAGTTCAACCGCCGCATTCTCGGCGCCTCCGCCGACTGCATCAAGGTGCTCGGCCTGGACGCCCGGCTCGAGTTCATGTCGGAAGGCGGGCTCTGCGCGATGGAGGTCGACGACGTCGCGTCCATCAGGGGTGCCCTCTGGCCCCGGTTCTGGGACAGGGAGGGTCGAGCCAGGGCGCAGGCCGCCGTGGACGACGCGAAGCGCGGCGGCACCGGAAGGTTTCAGGGCCTCGCCCCGACCATGAAGGGAAACCCGCGTTGGTGGGACGTGATCGTCACGCCGATCGCTGGTCCGGACGGTCGCCCGGAGAAGCTCCTGTCCGTCTCGCGCGACATGACCGCGACGAAGCAGGCCGAGCAGGCTCTGCGGGTGAGCGAGGAGCGGCTCCGCACCGCCCTGACGATCGAGACGGCGGGTGCGATCTACTTCGACATGACCGGCACGCTGACCGACGCCAACGACGCCTTTCTGAAGATGAGCGGGTACACGCGTGCTGATCTCGCGACAGGTCAGGTGACGTGGCAGCGGCTGACCCCGCCCGAGCATAGGCACACGTCAGAGCGGGCCTTTGCGGAACTGAAGGCGCGTGGCGTCACCACGCCCTACGAGAAGGAATACGTCCGCAAGGACGGGTCGCGCTGGTGGGCGCTCTTCGCGGCCAAGCTCCTGCCCGACGGGACCGGCTTCGAGTTCGTTCTCGACATCACCGATCGAAAGAGCGCCGAGGCCCGCCTGAGGGAGTTGAACGAGACCCTCGAGGCTCAGGTCGCGGCACGCTCGGCGGAACGCGACCGTCTCTGGAATCTTTCCCAGGACATGCTCGCCCGTGCCGACTACAGCGGCATGATGTCGGCCGTCAGCCCCGCATGGACTCATGTTCTGGGCTGGAGCGAAGCCGAACTGCTGAGCCGCGGCTACGGGACCTTCATGCATCCGGACGACATGCCCCCCACTTTGGCGGCCATCGCCACGATGGCGGAAACGATGAAGCCGAGCCGGTTCGAGAACCGCATCGCCACGAAGGAGGGAGGCTTCAAGCACATCGAGTGGACGGTCGCTCCCGAATCCGACGGGATCAATTTCATCGCCGTCGGGCGCGACCTCAGCCACTCCAAGGCGCGCGAAGCCGAGCTGGAGGCGGCCCGGGAAGCCCTGCGCCAGAGCCAGAAGATGGAGGCGATGGGCCAGCTTACCGGCGGCGTCGCCCACGACTTCAACAACCTGCTGACGCCGATCGTGGGCGCGCTCGACATGCTCCAGCGCAACGGACTGGGCGATGACCGCCAGCAGAGGCTGATCGCCGGCGCCGCCCAATCCGCCGACCGGGCGAAGCTCCTCGTCCAACGCCTTCTCGCATTCGCGCGGCGCCAGCCCCTTCAGCCGGTTGCGGTGGACATCACCAGGCTGGTGAGGAACATGGCGGAGTTGGTGGCGAGCACGACCGGTCCGCAGATCAGGGTCGTGGTGGATGCCGAGCCCGATTTGCCGCCCGCCACGGCGGACCCGAACCAACTCGAGATGGCGCTCCTGAACCTCGCCGTGAATGCCCGGGACGCCATGCCGGACGGCGGGACGCTTCGGATCAGCGCGGCGGCGGACAGGATCGAGCGGGACGGAGGTCTCGAGCTCAGGCCCGGACGGTACATCCGACTTTCTGTCGCCGATACGGGCGCGGGGATGGACGAGGCGACGCTGTCCCGTGCCGTGGAGCCGTTCTTCTCGACGAAAGGGGTCGGAAAGGGCACGGGGCTCGGCCTCAGCATGGTCCACGGGCTGGCCTCCCAGCTCGGCGGCGCCCTGACCATCGCGAGCAAGCTAGGGCTGGGCACCGACATCGAGCTCTGGTTGCCGCAGGCCGAGGCGATGCCGGCCGAGCCGCCCGCTCCTTCCGATTCGGCGTCGGTCCGCGGACGCGGCAAGGCGTTGATCGTCGACGACGAGGATCTGGTTCGCCTGAGCACGGCGGACATGCTGAGCGAACTCGGCTACGGGGTCGTCGAGGCGGCCTCGGCGGAGGAAGCGCTCCGCCTGATGGGGAGCGGCGCGCGCGTGGACCTGGTGGTGACCGATCACCTGATGCCGGGCCTGAGCGGCGCCGAACTCACGCGCATCATCCGCGATCGCAGCCCCGGCCTGCCGGTCTTGATCGTGTCGGGCTATGCCGAGGCGGACGGCATCGCGCCCGACCTGCCCCGCCTCACCAAGCCCTTCCGAAAGGACGAACTCGCCCTGGCACTGGCAGCCGTCGCGAAGCCTCACACCGCACATGAATGA
- a CDS encoding thiamine pyrophosphate-binding protein — MTDEATNRTTGARLLVEALERNGVERVFCVPGESYLAVLDALHDSPVATVVCRHESGAAMMAEATGKLTGRPGIAFVTRGPGATNAAAGLHVARQDSTPMILFIGQIERGFRHREAFQEMDYGAVFGSVAKWVAEIDSADRVPEMISHAFHTATAGRPGPVVLALPEDMLVETAAAVAAEPCEPVETHPGLNQMWDLQKRLWAAERPLAILGGSRWSETAVRRFARFAEAFDLPVACSFRRQMLFDHLDPRYAGDVGIGLNPKLKARIDAADLLLMVGGRLSEMPSQSYTLLGIPNPRQTLVHVHPGAEELGRVYRPAVAVNASPAAFAAAAESLQPPHGEIRWRGWTREAHADYRAWSEALPTIPGPVQTGAVIEHLRRVLPDDAILTTGAGNYATWVHRFWRFRRYGTQASPTSGSMGYGLPAAIGAKLQFPDRPVVCFAGDGCYQMTMQEFGTAVQYGAAVVVVLVDNGIYGTIRMHQEREYPARVHGTDLLNPDFAALARAYGGLGLTVDRTEQIPAALDEALAAGRPALVHLKVDPEGITPTTTISALRNRARG; from the coding sequence GTGACCGACGAGGCGACGAACAGGACGACGGGCGCGCGGCTGCTCGTGGAAGCGCTTGAGCGGAACGGCGTCGAGCGGGTCTTCTGCGTGCCGGGCGAGAGCTATCTCGCGGTTCTCGACGCGCTGCACGACAGCCCGGTGGCGACCGTCGTCTGCCGGCACGAGTCGGGGGCCGCCATGATGGCCGAGGCGACGGGCAAGCTGACGGGGCGGCCGGGGATCGCCTTCGTGACGCGCGGCCCCGGCGCCACCAACGCGGCCGCCGGTCTGCACGTGGCGCGCCAGGATTCGACGCCGATGATCCTCTTCATCGGCCAGATCGAGCGCGGCTTCCGCCATCGCGAAGCCTTCCAGGAGATGGATTACGGGGCGGTGTTCGGGTCCGTCGCCAAGTGGGTGGCGGAGATCGACAGCGCCGACCGGGTGCCCGAGATGATCTCGCACGCCTTCCACACGGCGACCGCGGGGCGGCCTGGCCCGGTCGTCCTGGCGCTTCCCGAGGACATGCTGGTGGAGACCGCCGCGGCGGTGGCGGCGGAGCCGTGCGAACCGGTGGAGACGCATCCGGGCCTGAACCAGATGTGGGACCTGCAGAAGCGGCTGTGGGCGGCGGAACGGCCGCTCGCCATTCTCGGCGGCTCCCGCTGGAGCGAGACGGCGGTCCGCCGCTTCGCCCGCTTCGCCGAGGCCTTCGACCTGCCGGTCGCCTGCTCGTTCCGGCGCCAGATGCTGTTCGACCACCTCGACCCGCGCTATGCCGGCGACGTCGGCATCGGCCTCAACCCGAAACTCAAGGCGCGCATCGACGCGGCCGATCTGCTGCTGATGGTCGGCGGCCGACTCTCCGAGATGCCGAGCCAGAGCTACACGCTCCTCGGCATCCCGAACCCACGGCAGACGCTCGTGCATGTGCATCCGGGTGCGGAGGAACTCGGCCGGGTCTACCGGCCGGCGGTCGCCGTCAACGCCAGCCCGGCGGCCTTCGCGGCCGCGGCCGAGAGCCTGCAGCCGCCGCACGGGGAGATCCGCTGGCGCGGCTGGACGCGGGAGGCGCATGCCGACTACAGGGCCTGGTCGGAGGCCCTGCCGACGATTCCCGGGCCGGTGCAGACCGGCGCGGTTATCGAGCATCTGCGCCGGGTGCTGCCCGACGACGCCATCCTGACCACCGGGGCCGGCAACTACGCCACCTGGGTGCACCGCTTCTGGCGCTTCCGGCGCTATGGGACGCAGGCCTCGCCGACCTCCGGCTCCATGGGCTACGGCCTGCCGGCTGCGATCGGGGCGAAGCTTCAGTTTCCGGACCGCCCGGTCGTCTGCTTCGCGGGCGACGGCTGCTACCAGATGACCATGCAAGAGTTCGGCACCGCGGTCCAATACGGCGCCGCGGTGGTGGTGGTGCTGGTCGACAACGGCATCTACGGCACGATCCGCATGCACCAGGAGCGGGAATATCCGGCGCGCGTCCACGGCACGGACCTGCTCAACCCCGACTTCGCGGCCCTGGCGCGCGCCTATGGCGGCCTCGGCCTCACCGTGGACCGCACCGAGCAGATCCCCGCCGCCCTCGACGAGGCGCTCGCGGCCGGGCGGCCGGCCCTCGTCCACCTCAAGGTCGACCCGGAGGGCATCACCCCGACGACGACGATCTCGGCCTTGCGCAACCGGGCGCGGGGGTGA
- a CDS encoding Hsp20/alpha crystallin family protein, which produces MKSLFPTLWGNDPRDPFKSLREEIDQVFDSFGKGLPASLKAFAGPKFPAVDVAETAEALEVTAELPGVDEKDVDLTVTSDALTIRGEKKSEHEETDKNVHLVERSYGSFSRTVPLPFAADPKAVEATFRNGVLKIHVPKPAEAKKPVEKIAIKTA; this is translated from the coding sequence ATGAAATCGCTTTTCCCGACGCTCTGGGGCAACGACCCGCGCGACCCGTTCAAGAGCCTGCGCGAGGAGATCGACCAGGTCTTCGACAGCTTCGGCAAGGGCCTGCCGGCCAGCCTCAAGGCCTTCGCCGGACCGAAGTTCCCGGCCGTCGACGTGGCGGAGACCGCGGAGGCGCTGGAGGTGACGGCGGAACTGCCGGGGGTCGACGAGAAGGACGTCGACCTCACGGTCACCTCGGATGCGCTGACGATCCGGGGCGAGAAGAAGTCCGAGCACGAGGAGACGGACAAGAACGTCCACCTCGTCGAGCGCAGCTACGGCTCCTTCTCGCGGACCGTTCCCCTCCCCTTCGCGGCCGATCCGAAGGCCGTCGAGGCGACCTTCCGGAACGGCGTCCTGAAGATCCACGTGCCGAAGCCGGCGGAGGCGAAGAAGCCGGTGGAGAAGATCGCCATCAAGACGGCGTAG
- a CDS encoding bifunctional aminoglycoside phosphotransferase/ATP-binding protein: MSAHESSVPGGQDAVRRWLADPATHGLEGPVQVVETHANLVFLAGPTAWKLKKAVRFPFLDYSTLERREAACRREVERNAPAAPEIYRRAVPVTAPAGGGFALGGDGPAVEWLVEMARFDETRTLDRVLAEGPLPEPLVADLARSVAAAQALAPPRDAGPWIDDLARYVEQNDAAFRAEPDLFPPAAVAGLAAAARAWHGRIADLLAERGRLGTVRLLHGDLHAGNVVLVDGRPVVFDGIEFDDAIATADLLYDAGFLVMDLDERGHRAEAALLLNRFLVETVRHEARRGGDVADLLRRETEALAALPFFLMMRAAIRAKVTAARAAAVGGPDAAALRRSALGYFDAARRYLDPAEPVLVAVGGLSGTGKSTLARRLAPLLGRAPGALHLRTDVIRKLLQRAPEHEPLPPEAYAPERRAEVFDLIARLARTGLAAGRAVVVDAVAARPEERQAFARAAGAAQARFAGLWLEAPLDTRLGRVERRTADASDADGSVVRVQDGYDLGPLDWIRVGSGGSPGETFATARAALARVGVPLSEPE, encoded by the coding sequence ATGTCCGCACACGAATCGTCCGTTCCCGGCGGCCAGGACGCCGTCCGGCGCTGGCTGGCGGATCCCGCGACCCATGGGCTCGAGGGACCCGTGCAGGTCGTCGAGACCCACGCCAACCTCGTGTTCCTCGCCGGCCCCACCGCCTGGAAGCTGAAGAAGGCCGTCCGCTTCCCCTTCCTGGACTATTCCACGCTCGAGCGCCGGGAGGCTGCCTGCCGCCGCGAGGTCGAGCGCAACGCGCCCGCCGCCCCGGAGATCTACCGGCGCGCCGTCCCGGTCACCGCGCCGGCCGGCGGCGGCTTCGCCCTCGGCGGCGACGGCCCGGCCGTCGAATGGCTCGTCGAGATGGCCCGTTTCGACGAGACCCGCACGCTCGACCGCGTCCTCGCGGAGGGGCCCCTGCCGGAGCCCCTCGTGGCCGATCTCGCCCGCTCCGTCGCCGCCGCCCAGGCGCTCGCGCCGCCCCGCGACGCCGGGCCCTGGATCGACGACCTCGCCCGCTACGTCGAGCAGAACGACGCCGCCTTCCGGGCCGAGCCGGACCTCTTTCCGCCCGCCGCCGTCGCCGGCCTCGCCGCCGCCGCGCGCGCCTGGCACGGTCGCATCGCCGACCTCCTCGCCGAACGCGGCCGCCTCGGCACCGTCCGCCTCCTGCACGGCGACCTGCACGCCGGCAACGTCGTGCTGGTCGACGGCCGGCCCGTCGTCTTCGACGGCATCGAGTTCGACGACGCGATCGCCACCGCCGACCTCCTGTACGACGCCGGCTTCCTGGTCATGGACCTCGACGAGCGCGGCCACCGGGCCGAAGCCGCGCTGCTCCTGAACCGCTTCCTGGTCGAGACCGTCCGCCACGAGGCACGCCGCGGCGGCGACGTGGCGGACCTGCTCCGGCGCGAGACCGAAGCCCTCGCGGCCCTGCCGTTCTTCCTGATGATGCGCGCCGCCATCCGCGCCAAGGTGACGGCCGCCCGCGCCGCCGCTGTCGGCGGGCCGGACGCCGCGGCCCTGCGCCGGAGCGCGCTGGGCTACTTCGACGCCGCCCGGCGCTACCTGGACCCGGCCGAGCCCGTGCTGGTCGCCGTCGGTGGGCTCTCCGGCACCGGCAAGTCGACCCTCGCCCGCCGGCTCGCGCCCCTCCTCGGCCGCGCCCCCGGCGCCCTGCATCTCAGGACCGACGTCATCCGCAAGCTCCTGCAACGCGCCCCCGAGCATGAGCCGCTGCCGCCGGAGGCCTACGCGCCCGAGCGCCGGGCCGAGGTCTTCGACCTCATCGCCCGCCTCGCCCGCACCGGGCTGGCGGCCGGCCGGGCCGTGGTGGTGGACGCGGTCGCGGCGCGCCCGGAGGAGCGGCAGGCCTTCGCGCGGGCGGCCGGCGCCGCGCAGGCGCGCTTCGCCGGCCTCTGGCTGGAGGCCCCCCTGGACACCCGCCTAGGCCGGGTCGAGCGGCGGACCGCCGACGCGTCCGATGCCGACGGTTCGGTGGTGCGCGTGCAGGACGGCTACGACCTCGGTCCGCTCGACTGGATCCGCGTCGGCTCGGGCGGCAGCCCCGGGGAGACCTTCGCGACCGCCCGCGCCGCCCTGGCCAGGGTCGGCGTCCCGCTGTCAGAGCCCGAATGA
- a CDS encoding AzlD family protein: MPDSVPAWLVILAMAAVTYGLRAGGYLVMGRVTLTPPVRRALEALPGAILIATVAPVALRGGGVALAALAVTAAVMALSRKDTLAVAAAVGVAALARSFGL; this comes from the coding sequence ATGCCTGACAGCGTCCCGGCCTGGCTCGTCATCCTCGCCATGGCGGCCGTGACCTACGGGCTGCGCGCCGGCGGCTACCTGGTGATGGGCCGAGTCACCCTGACCCCGCCCGTGCGCCGCGCCCTGGAGGCCCTGCCGGGCGCCATCCTGATCGCCACGGTGGCGCCGGTCGCGCTGCGGGGCGGCGGCGTCGCGCTCGCCGCTCTGGCGGTGACGGCGGCCGTCATGGCGCTCAGCCGCAAGGACACCCTGGCGGTCGCGGCCGCGGTCGGCGTGGCGGCGCTGGCGCGGTCATTCGGGCTCTGA
- a CDS encoding AzlC family ABC transporter permease: MSDAMPQFTRAGFLLGVRLSLPILPGIAAFALAYGTVAVQKGLTLAEAAVMSALVYAGASQLVGLEIWTTPLTPAAAVAVVGVVAAINLRLILMGAALRPWLGGVPARQVYPALGILTDANWVIALRYRAEGGNDWAVLVGSGLVIWMVWAGAAIPGYLFGALVADPRRWGLDLMMPAFFVAMLVPLWRGPRRSLPWIVSGVVSLATAELVAGYWFIVTGAVTGSLAGAILGPRDGGDA, translated from the coding sequence ATGTCGGATGCCATGCCGCAGTTCACACGCGCCGGGTTCCTGCTCGGGGTGCGCCTCTCCCTGCCGATCCTGCCCGGCATCGCGGCCTTCGCGCTGGCCTACGGCACGGTCGCGGTCCAGAAGGGGCTGACGCTCGCCGAGGCGGCGGTGATGAGCGCGCTCGTCTACGCAGGCGCGTCCCAACTCGTCGGGCTTGAGATCTGGACGACCCCGCTGACGCCGGCGGCAGCGGTGGCGGTCGTCGGCGTCGTGGCGGCCATCAACCTGCGGCTCATCCTGATGGGCGCGGCGCTCAGGCCCTGGCTCGGCGGCGTCCCGGCCCGGCAGGTCTACCCGGCGCTCGGCATCCTCACCGACGCCAACTGGGTGATCGCACTGCGCTACCGGGCGGAGGGCGGCAACGACTGGGCGGTCCTGGTCGGGTCGGGCCTGGTGATCTGGATGGTCTGGGCGGGGGCGGCGATCCCCGGCTACCTGTTCGGGGCCCTGGTCGCGGACCCGCGCCGCTGGGGGCTCGACCTGATGATGCCGGCCTTCTTCGTCGCCATGCTGGTGCCGCTCTGGCGGGGGCCGCGCCGGTCGCTGCCCTGGATCGTCTCGGGCGTGGTCTCGCTCGCCACCGCGGAGCTCGTGGCGGGCTACTGGTTCATCGTGACCGGCGCCGTCACCGGATCGCTCGCGGGCGCGATCCTGGGACCGAGGGACGGCGGCGATGCCTGA